One genomic segment of Thalassospiraceae bacterium LMO-SO8 includes these proteins:
- a CDS encoding alpha-ketoglutarate-dependent dioxygenase AlkB codes for MSGLALNFPPVRLEAADAVLYPAALDGADALFDRVMAQVDWQQEELTLYGRRIPQPRLSAWYGDAAYAYSGLHLEPRPWPPVLAGLRNRCEEIAQTPFNSVLANLYRDGADSMDWHSDDEASLGPAPVIASVNLGAPRRFQLRRKDDKKTKIEISLGGGDVLVMGGRCQLQWQHRVPKTQAIVAPRVNLTFRNVVRAPTRP; via the coding sequence ATGTCCGGCCTTGCCCTCAACTTTCCGCCCGTGCGCCTGGAGGCGGCGGACGCGGTGCTCTATCCCGCCGCCCTGGACGGCGCCGACGCCCTGTTCGACCGGGTAATGGCCCAGGTCGACTGGCAACAGGAAGAATTGACCCTCTACGGCCGGCGCATTCCGCAGCCGCGCCTGAGCGCCTGGTACGGCGACGCGGCCTATGCCTATTCAGGGCTCCACCTGGAACCACGCCCCTGGCCGCCCGTGTTGGCCGGTCTGCGCAACCGTTGCGAGGAGATCGCCCAGACCCCTTTCAATTCCGTGCTCGCCAATCTGTACCGCGACGGCGCCGACAGCATGGATTGGCATTCCGACGACGAGGCGTCGTTGGGCCCCGCCCCGGTCATCGCGTCGGTCAACCTGGGGGCGCCTCGGCGCTTTCAGCTGCGCCGCAAGGATGATAAGAAAACCAAAATTGAAATCAGCCTGGGCGGCGGCGACGTCCTGGTAATGGGGGGAAGATGCCAACTTCAGTGGCAACATCGGGTGCCCAAGACGCAAGCGATCGTCGCCCCCCGCGTCAACCTTACGTTCCGCAACGTCGTCCGGGCACCGACACGGCCCTGA
- a CDS encoding BLUF domain-containing protein translates to MPETPELHSLVYFSHAVSPLGPDALQDLLDVSRRANKEHGITGILIYGCGSFAQYLEGRKAEIDTLFVNIQRDSRHRDVQLLAEGPITTRIFADWSMTFRPLGQDVIEKLPNMVDPVDALRTVLDIPASTVMTVLLKSLIQTFLTGGPASPRGA, encoded by the coding sequence ATGCCTGAAACACCCGAACTGCACTCCCTGGTCTATTTCAGTCACGCGGTTTCGCCGTTGGGGCCAGACGCCCTGCAGGACCTGCTCGACGTTTCCCGGCGGGCAAACAAGGAACACGGCATCACCGGCATCCTGATCTATGGGTGCGGCAGTTTCGCGCAATACCTGGAAGGCCGAAAGGCGGAGATCGACACCCTGTTCGTCAATATCCAGCGGGATTCGCGCCACCGGGACGTTCAGTTGCTTGCCGAGGGCCCCATCACCACCCGCATCTTTGCGGACTGGTCCATGACGTTCCGACCGCTCGGGCAGGACGTTATTGAAAAGCTCCCGAACATGGTCGACCCCGTCGATGCTCTCCGTACCGTCCTCGATATCCCCGCCTCGACGGTGATGACGGTTCTTCTGAAATCCTTGATCCAGACATTTCTGACCGGCGGGCCGGCCTCCCCCCGCGGCGCCTAA
- a CDS encoding M81 family metallopeptidase: MTKRVLIAGFKHETNTFSKLPTDMAAYKARTYYRDDEVARKMRGTATEIGAALDAAEKHGWSIRHPIYANATPSGKVTKDMHDHVTKVIVDALKADGPFDGILLCLHGAMVCEHDEDGEGRLLQSVRDVVGPDVPLAMTLDLHANVTDRTADLCDIVISYRTYPHIDQYEIATQACDLLARTMAGEIHPKVHVRRREMLDGADHGRTTAPGPMTEALATLDKLLKETPGTYAGSINAGFPWVDIHDTGPTCIVTGEGDNPAHGKIAEQVMDQLWRDRNKLTIKLYRIDEALAQVKSALAKGVQAPIILADYADNPGGGGYGDATKLLGAMIEADLPDAAFGTIYDPEAALACRNAGLGTTFRLELGGKVDPAVQGGPLSLMGTVTAITDGTFAMEGPMTRGTRVDMGPAAVFSVGRLDIVVASARYQNYDKMFFKSVGIDPEKRKVLGVKSAHHFRAAYGPIASQIIVVDDGGGVTSRNYKDLDYKNVRRPVFPLDID, encoded by the coding sequence ATGACCAAGCGCGTACTGATCGCCGGTTTCAAGCACGAGACCAATACCTTCTCGAAACTGCCGACGGACATGGCGGCCTACAAGGCCCGGACCTATTACCGCGACGACGAGGTCGCCCGGAAGATGCGCGGCACGGCGACGGAAATCGGCGCGGCGCTGGACGCCGCTGAAAAGCACGGCTGGTCCATCCGCCACCCCATCTATGCCAACGCCACGCCGTCGGGCAAGGTGACCAAGGACATGCACGACCACGTCACCAAGGTCATCGTTGATGCCTTGAAAGCCGACGGTCCGTTCGACGGCATCCTTTTGTGCCTGCACGGGGCCATGGTGTGTGAGCATGACGAGGACGGCGAGGGCCGGCTGCTGCAATCCGTGCGCGACGTCGTGGGTCCTGACGTGCCGCTTGCCATGACCCTCGACCTGCACGCCAACGTGACCGACCGGACGGCCGATCTCTGCGACATCGTGATCAGCTACCGCACTTATCCGCATATCGATCAGTACGAGATCGCGACCCAGGCCTGCGATCTTCTGGCGCGCACCATGGCCGGGGAGATTCACCCCAAGGTCCATGTCCGCCGCCGCGAAATGCTGGACGGCGCCGACCATGGGCGGACCACGGCGCCGGGGCCGATGACGGAAGCACTCGCGACCTTGGACAAGCTGCTGAAGGAAACGCCGGGCACCTACGCCGGGTCGATCAACGCCGGTTTCCCCTGGGTCGATATCCATGACACGGGGCCGACCTGTATCGTCACCGGCGAGGGCGACAACCCGGCCCACGGCAAGATCGCCGAACAGGTGATGGATCAGCTGTGGCGCGACCGCAACAAACTGACCATCAAGCTGTATCGTATCGACGAGGCCTTGGCGCAGGTCAAATCAGCCTTGGCCAAGGGCGTGCAGGCACCGATCATTCTCGCCGACTATGCGGACAATCCGGGTGGCGGCGGTTACGGCGACGCGACGAAGCTGCTGGGCGCGATGATCGAGGCCGACCTGCCCGATGCCGCCTTCGGCACGATCTACGATCCCGAAGCGGCGCTTGCCTGCCGCAATGCGGGCCTGGGCACGACGTTCAGGCTGGAACTCGGCGGCAAGGTCGATCCGGCCGTGCAGGGCGGGCCGCTGTCGCTGATGGGCACGGTGACCGCGATCACCGACGGCACCTTCGCCATGGAAGGCCCGATGACCCGGGGAACCCGCGTCGACATGGGCCCGGCGGCTGTGTTCAGCGTCGGCCGCCTGGATATCGTGGTGGCCAGCGCCCGATATCAGAATTACGACAAGATGTTCTTCAAGTCCGTCGGCATCGATCCGGAGAAGAGAAAGGTCCTGGGGGTCAAATCGGCGCACCATTTCCGCGCCGCCTACGGGCCCATCGCGTCGCAGATCATCGTCGTCGACGACGGCGGCGGCGTGACCTCGCGCAACTACAAGGACCTGGATTACAAGAACGTCCGCCGGCCGGTGTTCCCGCTGGACATCGATTAG
- a CDS encoding amidase family protein yields MTKPTTATELCDLTATEARRLIGTKEISPVELLESCIARVEAVDGAVNCMVTRAYDRAREEAKVAEQMVMDGEELGLLHGLPMGIKDLEATEGIRTTWGSLINKDTVPETDQGSVAAVRAEGAIILGKTNTPEFGAGANTKNRVFGATGNPFNPELTCAGSSGGSAVALATGMVPIASGSDYGGSLRTPAGFCGVVGFRPSPGTVPAEGKASALMPWSVLGPMARTVEDASLLLQAQMDDDRRDPFSGLVDPRLFSSVDGLDLGSIHAAITPDLGCCPVDKGIADTFKARTDQFRGVFAEAQDRAPDMGDIHRVFEVFRGITFVALHQERLKNHKDLLGPNVIDNTTRGLEVTASDVGWALVEQARIMRNFIDLFDEVDVLICPAASVSPFPHEQLYVDEINGEKMPTYMRWLAISYAPTMAMACSAVIPCGVDHKGMPFGLQIMAPNGKDALVLAVAHALEQYFAGKADLMRPVPDIAKLQA; encoded by the coding sequence ATGACCAAGCCAACGACGGCGACCGAACTCTGCGACCTGACCGCGACCGAGGCCCGGCGCCTGATCGGCACCAAGGAAATCTCGCCGGTCGAATTGCTGGAAAGCTGCATCGCGCGGGTCGAGGCCGTCGACGGCGCGGTCAACTGCATGGTTACCCGCGCCTATGATCGTGCCCGCGAGGAAGCCAAGGTCGCCGAGCAGATGGTGATGGACGGCGAGGAATTGGGGCTGCTCCACGGCCTGCCCATGGGCATCAAGGACCTGGAGGCGACGGAGGGCATCCGCACCACCTGGGGGTCGCTGATCAACAAGGATACGGTGCCCGAGACCGATCAGGGTTCCGTCGCCGCCGTGCGCGCCGAGGGCGCGATCATCCTGGGCAAGACCAACACGCCGGAATTCGGCGCCGGGGCCAACACCAAGAACCGCGTGTTCGGGGCCACGGGCAATCCGTTCAACCCGGAACTGACCTGCGCCGGATCGTCCGGCGGTTCGGCCGTGGCGCTGGCGACCGGCATGGTGCCGATCGCATCCGGCAGCGATTACGGCGGCAGTCTGCGCACCCCCGCCGGGTTCTGCGGCGTCGTCGGTTTCCGCCCGTCGCCGGGCACGGTTCCGGCCGAAGGAAAGGCCTCGGCCCTCATGCCCTGGTCGGTGCTGGGCCCCATGGCGCGCACGGTCGAGGACGCGTCCCTGTTGTTGCAGGCGCAGATGGACGACGACCGGCGCGACCCGTTCTCGGGCCTGGTCGATCCGCGCCTGTTCTCCTCCGTGGACGGCCTGGACCTGGGATCGATCCACGCCGCGATCACACCGGATCTCGGCTGCTGCCCCGTGGACAAGGGCATCGCCGACACCTTCAAGGCGCGCACCGATCAATTCCGGGGCGTGTTCGCCGAGGCCCAGGACCGCGCCCCCGACATGGGCGATATCCATCGGGTGTTCGAGGTGTTCCGCGGCATTACCTTCGTCGCCCTGCACCAGGAACGCCTGAAGAATCACAAGGACCTGCTGGGCCCCAACGTCATCGACAACACCACCCGGGGGCTAGAGGTCACGGCGTCGGACGTCGGCTGGGCCCTGGTCGAGCAGGCCAGGATCATGCGCAATTTCATCGACCTGTTCGATGAGGTCGATGTGCTGATCTGCCCCGCCGCCTCGGTTTCGCCGTTCCCCCACGAACAACTGTATGTGGACGAAATCAACGGCGAGAAAATGCCGACCTACATGCGCTGGCTGGCGATTTCCTATGCGCCGACCATGGCCATGGCGTGCTCCGCCGTGATCCCCTGCGGTGTCGACCACAAGGGCATGCCCTTCGGCCTTCAGATCATGGCGCCGAACGGCAAGGACGCCCTGGTGCTGGCCGTCGCCCATGCGCTGGAACAGTATTTCGCGGGCAAGGCCGATCTGATGCGGCCGGTGCCGGATATCGCCAAACTGCAAGCCTAG
- a CDS encoding amidase: MTEPCDLSAVELRALIGARKLSPVELVESCLRRIAAVNGTVNAFVALDEDGALARARELEAEISQGRDPGPLAGLPVGIKDLVNVKGVRTTYGSLLFKDHVPDADDGQITRLRDAGAIILGKTNTPEFGSGANTTNRVYGATTNPFDPARTPGGSSGGSAAALACSMVPLAQGSDTGGSLRAPATWSGVVGFRPRPGAVANERRLLPLTYFSVQGPMGRSVADTALLYSAQAGSAHPGDPMGLPFDAAPFADLQPADLGNLRVAFSEDLGTAPVDDGIKRVFRQRSAKFRDAFAHARDDHPDIAGVRDSFWVLRCVYYMAYHKEKVEKHRDLLSPNIVTNTEAGYAMSLADVAAAEVAWRQWYDRFQAFMEDVDLLILPGNAYPPYRLDTGAPTTINGKPMENYMDASLIRSALTLTGNPVIAVPCGLDETGAPFGFQIAGKRHGEKDLLEAALAIETILNADAETARPIPDLEKLT; the protein is encoded by the coding sequence ATGACCGAGCCCTGCGACCTTTCCGCCGTCGAATTGCGCGCCCTGATCGGGGCGCGAAAGCTGTCGCCGGTGGAACTTGTGGAAAGCTGTCTTCGGCGCATCGCCGCCGTGAACGGTACGGTCAACGCCTTCGTGGCATTGGATGAAGACGGCGCCCTGGCCCGCGCCCGGGAACTGGAGGCGGAGATTTCCCAGGGCCGCGACCCGGGGCCGCTGGCGGGCCTGCCCGTCGGCATCAAGGATCTGGTCAACGTGAAGGGCGTTCGCACGACCTACGGCTCGTTGCTGTTCAAGGACCACGTGCCCGACGCCGACGACGGCCAGATCACCCGTCTGCGCGACGCCGGGGCGATCATCCTGGGCAAGACCAACACGCCGGAATTCGGCTCCGGCGCCAACACCACCAACCGGGTCTACGGCGCCACCACCAACCCGTTCGATCCCGCGCGAACGCCGGGGGGATCCTCCGGCGGCTCGGCGGCGGCGCTGGCGTGCTCCATGGTGCCGCTGGCCCAAGGGTCCGACACGGGCGGCTCGCTTCGCGCCCCCGCGACCTGGTCCGGCGTGGTCGGCTTCCGCCCGCGCCCGGGGGCCGTGGCCAACGAACGGCGTCTGCTGCCGCTGACCTATTTCTCGGTTCAGGGCCCCATGGGGCGGTCCGTCGCCGACACGGCGCTGCTGTATTCCGCCCAGGCGGGCAGCGCCCATCCGGGCGATCCAATGGGCCTGCCGTTCGATGCGGCCCCATTCGCAGATCTTCAACCGGCGGACTTGGGCAACTTGCGCGTCGCCTTTTCCGAAGACCTGGGCACGGCCCCTGTGGATGACGGGATCAAGCGCGTGTTTCGCCAGCGTTCGGCGAAATTCCGTGATGCCTTCGCCCATGCCCGGGACGACCATCCCGACATCGCGGGCGTGCGGGACTCCTTCTGGGTGCTGCGCTGCGTCTATTACATGGCCTATCACAAGGAGAAGGTGGAGAAACACCGCGACCTTCTGTCGCCCAACATCGTCACCAACACGGAAGCCGGATACGCCATGTCGCTGGCCGACGTGGCGGCGGCGGAGGTCGCCTGGCGGCAATGGTACGACCGCTTCCAGGCCTTCATGGAAGATGTCGACTTGTTGATCCTGCCGGGTAACGCCTATCCTCCCTACCGGCTGGACACGGGGGCGCCGACCACGATCAACGGCAAGCCCATGGAAAACTACATGGACGCATCGCTCATCCGCTCGGCCCTCACGCTGACCGGCAATCCGGTCATCGCCGTGCCCTGCGGCCTGGACGAAACGGGGGCTCCCTTCGGCTTTCAGATCGCCGGCAAGCGCCACGGCGAGAAGGACTTGCTGGAGGCCGCCCTCGCCATCGAAACCATCCTGAACGCGGACGCGGAAACCGCCCGCCCGATCCCAGACCTGGAGAAATTGACATGA
- a CDS encoding M20 family metallopeptidase: protein MTRDAVIESLEQYFDDGGFWADLSRRVAIKSCSQDEPFRPELYRYLRDEMTPYLADLGFVSEIFENPKPGGQPILVARRHEGDDLPTLMTYGHGDVVRGYDDQWRDGIGPWEMKKVGERWYGRGTADNKGQHTINLAALKACLEARGGTLGYNVVALIETGEETGSPGLREFCRDHKDLFKADVFIASDGPRLNAVRPTVYFGSRGVFNFTMSLDLRDGGHHSGNWGGLLANPGVILAHAISTIVDAKGKILLDELKPEPISNSVRDALSKLTVGGMEGDPEIDPDWGEPGLTAEEKVFGWNTFEILAFKTGNPDNPVNAVPPKAFAKCHMRFVAGFDPAGVIPAVRKHLDKLGYDKVTLTPDREFMAATRLEPDTPWAKWAINSLARTAGEEPAVLPNLGGSLPNDCFAHILGLPTIWVPHSYPACSQHAPNEHILEPVSRSALRLMGGLFWDLGETASLPRQ, encoded by the coding sequence GTGACACGCGATGCGGTGATCGAAAGTCTTGAACAGTATTTCGACGACGGCGGTTTTTGGGCGGATCTGTCGCGCCGTGTCGCCATCAAGTCGTGCAGTCAGGACGAACCGTTCCGGCCCGAGCTGTACCGATATCTGAGGGACGAGATGACGCCCTATCTGGCGGACCTCGGCTTCGTCAGCGAGATTTTCGAAAACCCCAAGCCCGGCGGACAGCCCATCCTGGTTGCCCGCCGGCATGAAGGTGACGATCTGCCGACCCTGATGACCTATGGCCACGGCGACGTGGTGCGCGGTTATGACGACCAGTGGCGCGACGGCATCGGCCCGTGGGAAATGAAGAAAGTGGGCGAGCGCTGGTACGGGCGCGGCACCGCCGACAACAAGGGCCAGCACACCATCAATCTGGCGGCGCTCAAGGCCTGCCTGGAGGCGCGTGGCGGAACGCTCGGCTACAACGTCGTCGCGCTGATCGAAACGGGCGAGGAAACGGGCTCGCCGGGCCTGCGCGAGTTCTGCCGTGACCATAAGGATTTGTTCAAGGCCGACGTGTTCATCGCCTCCGACGGCCCACGCCTCAACGCGGTGCGGCCCACGGTCTATTTCGGATCGCGCGGCGTGTTCAACTTCACCATGTCGCTCGACCTGCGCGACGGCGGCCATCATTCCGGCAACTGGGGCGGGCTGCTGGCCAACCCGGGGGTGATCCTGGCCCATGCCATTTCCACCATCGTCGACGCCAAGGGGAAAATTCTGCTCGACGAGCTGAAGCCCGAACCCATTTCCAATTCCGTGCGCGACGCCCTGTCCAAGCTGACGGTCGGCGGCATGGAGGGCGATCCGGAAATCGATCCCGACTGGGGCGAGCCGGGCCTGACCGCCGAGGAAAAGGTGTTCGGCTGGAACACCTTCGAAATCCTGGCCTTCAAGACCGGCAATCCGGACAACCCGGTGAACGCCGTGCCGCCCAAGGCCTTCGCCAAATGCCACATGCGCTTCGTCGCGGGCTTCGATCCGGCGGGGGTCATTCCGGCCGTGCGCAAGCATCTCGACAAGCTGGGCTACGACAAGGTCACCCTGACCCCCGACCGGGAATTCATGGCAGCGACGCGGCTCGAGCCCGATACCCCCTGGGCCAAATGGGCAATCAACTCCCTGGCCCGCACGGCGGGGGAGGAGCCGGCCGTGCTGCCCAACCTGGGCGGATCGCTGCCCAACGACTGCTTCGCCCATATCCTGGGCCTGCCGACCATCTGGGTGCCGCACAGCTACCCGGCCTGCTCGCAACATGCCCCCAACGAACATATCCTGGAACCCGTGTCCCGCTCGGCGCTCCGACTCATGGGCGGGCTGTTCTGGGACCTGGGCGAGACCGCCAGTCTGCCGCGACAATGA
- a CDS encoding M20 family metallopeptidase, whose product MTRQHAIDAALAHFDDPEGFFEDLKARVAVPTESQNAARLPDCYAYLEEEMRDAFEALGYACRVYDNPFEGCGPILLATRWEGDGLPTVLGYGHGDTVLGQEGRWKDNLDPWRLTKVGDKVYGRGTADNKAQHSTHIAALRAVLDARGALGFNHKFIIETGEENGSKGLKDLVAREKEAFAADVYFASDGPRFDVAKPNLTLGNRGAFNFDLVVDLRDGGHHSGNWGGLLANPGIILASALATVIDVKGRILVPALLPPAISNSVRDLLSDVTRETSAGGPAIDDDWGEPGLTRAEKVYAWNTFEILAMKTGNPDNPVHAVPPKAVAHCQLRFVVGTDWQNIVPNLQAHLDAAGFGIVTVRPSTGGNAAFFHAARTPPDHPWAKWMRAAVERTTGETCRMVPNSGGSICNDVFQDVLGIPFVWLPLSYTGCSQHAPNEHILWSLTREGMELVTGIYWDLGDPETAYRLERNAA is encoded by the coding sequence ATGACCCGCCAACACGCCATCGACGCCGCCCTTGCCCATTTCGACGACCCGGAAGGCTTTTTCGAGGATCTGAAGGCGCGCGTGGCCGTGCCGACGGAAAGCCAGAACGCGGCCCGCCTGCCCGACTGCTACGCCTATCTGGAAGAAGAGATGCGGGATGCGTTCGAGGCCCTGGGTTACGCTTGCCGTGTCTACGACAACCCCTTCGAGGGCTGCGGCCCGATCCTGTTGGCGACGCGGTGGGAAGGCGACGGTCTGCCCACGGTCCTGGGCTACGGCCACGGCGACACGGTGCTGGGCCAGGAAGGCCGGTGGAAGGACAATCTGGACCCCTGGCGCCTGACCAAGGTCGGCGACAAGGTCTACGGGCGCGGCACCGCCGACAACAAGGCCCAGCATTCGACCCATATCGCGGCGCTCCGCGCCGTGCTGGACGCGCGGGGTGCGCTCGGCTTCAACCACAAGTTCATCATCGAGACCGGGGAAGAGAACGGCTCCAAGGGCCTGAAGGACCTGGTCGCGCGGGAGAAAGAGGCCTTCGCCGCCGACGTCTACTTCGCCTCCGACGGGCCCCGCTTCGACGTCGCCAAGCCCAATCTGACGCTCGGCAACCGGGGGGCGTTCAATTTCGATCTCGTCGTCGACCTGCGGGACGGCGGCCATCATTCCGGCAACTGGGGCGGGCTTCTGGCCAATCCGGGGATCATCCTGGCCTCGGCGCTGGCGACCGTGATCGACGTGAAGGGCCGCATCCTGGTGCCGGCCCTGCTGCCGCCGGCCATTTCCAACAGCGTGCGGGACCTTCTTTCCGACGTCACGCGCGAGACGTCGGCGGGCGGCCCCGCCATCGACGACGACTGGGGCGAGCCTGGCCTGACCCGGGCCGAAAAGGTCTATGCCTGGAACACCTTCGAGATCCTCGCCATGAAGACCGGCAACCCGGACAACCCAGTGCATGCCGTGCCGCCCAAGGCCGTCGCCCATTGCCAGTTGCGCTTCGTGGTCGGCACGGACTGGCAGAACATCGTCCCCAACCTGCAGGCCCATCTGGACGCGGCCGGGTTCGGGATCGTCACGGTGCGGCCGTCGACCGGCGGCAACGCGGCGTTCTTCCATGCCGCGCGCACGCCCCCGGACCATCCCTGGGCCAAATGGATGCGCGCTGCCGTGGAACGCACGACCGGCGAGACCTGCCGCATGGTGCCCAATTCGGGGGGCTCCATCTGCAACGACGTATTTCAGGACGTGCTGGGCATTCCCTTCGTGTGGCTGCCGCTCAGCTATACCGGCTGTTCCCAGCACGCCCCCAACGAACACATCCTGTGGTCGCTGACCCGCGAGGGCATGGAACTGGTCACCGGCATCTACTGGGACCTGGGCGATCCGGAAACGGCCTATAGACTTGAAAGGAATGCGGCGTGA
- a CDS encoding ATP-binding cassette domain-containing protein yields the protein MADQEDIVLEARDVTRTFMISAGFMKGKKPLHAVNGINLKVPRGEVLGLVGESGCGKSTLAKMLLGLLAPTGGTLYVGGTPTSEMERLDMARKVQPVFQDPYSSLNPRKTIGDIISLPVRVQGTAEAAGGKDLRTRVEEIMELVGLPRRLYRNFPNQLSGGQRQRVAVARALINRPEVVICDEPTSALDVSVQSQILNLLQDLRSELNLTYIVISHNLAVVEHMATRVAVMYLGRLVEVADTDQLFDNPQHPYTKALLSSVLTPDPNLDVPDAGLGIAYPNPVDPPSGCTFHPRCVDCMDHCSVVAPRTIPTKTGLVECHLYDENQGRGRQAS from the coding sequence ATGGCCGACCAGGAAGACATCGTTCTCGAAGCCCGCGACGTGACCCGCACGTTCATGATCTCGGCCGGGTTCATGAAGGGCAAGAAGCCGCTGCATGCCGTGAACGGCATCAACCTGAAGGTCCCGCGCGGCGAGGTTCTGGGTTTGGTCGGTGAATCCGGTTGCGGCAAATCGACCCTGGCCAAGATGTTGTTGGGCCTGCTGGCGCCGACCGGGGGCACGCTTTACGTCGGCGGCACGCCGACCAGCGAGATGGAACGCCTGGACATGGCGCGCAAGGTCCAGCCCGTGTTCCAGGATCCCTATTCGTCGCTCAACCCGCGCAAGACCATCGGCGACATCATCAGCCTGCCCGTGCGCGTGCAGGGCACGGCCGAGGCCGCCGGCGGCAAGGACCTACGCACGCGGGTCGAGGAAATCATGGAACTGGTCGGCCTGCCGCGCCGGCTGTACCGCAATTTCCCGAACCAGCTGTCGGGCGGCCAGCGCCAGCGCGTCGCCGTGGCCCGCGCGCTGATCAACCGGCCCGAAGTCGTGATCTGCGACGAACCGACCTCGGCCCTCGACGTCTCCGTGCAGTCGCAGATTTTGAACCTGTTGCAGGACCTGCGCTCGGAATTGAACCTGACCTACATCGTCATCAGCCACAACCTGGCCGTGGTCGAGCACATGGCGACCCGCGTCGCCGTCATGTACCTGGGCCGTCTGGTCGAGGTCGCGGACACGGACCAGTTGTTCGACAACCCGCAGCACCCCTACACCAAGGCGCTGCTGTCCTCCGTGCTGACGCCGGACCCCAACCTGGACGTGCCCGACGCGGGCCTGGGTATCGCCTATCCCAACCCGGTCGACCCGCCGTCGGGCTGCACCTTCCATCCGCGCTGCGTCGACTGCATGGATCATTGTTCGGTCGTGGCGCCGCGCACCATCCCGACCAAGACCGGTCTTGTCGAATGCCATCTCTATGACGAGAACCAGGGGAGGGGACGCCAAGCGTCGTAA
- a CDS encoding ABC transporter ATP-binding protein, whose amino-acid sequence MSDLILEVRDLVVDIPVATGMLHPVQSISFDVTRGETLCIVGESGCGKSLTSLAVMDLLPSTARCTASVLKLDGEELQSAGEKRMTDIRGNKMAMIFQEPMTSLNPAYTIGNQLEEALLRHKQVSAAEARARAIYLLEKVGITAAASRLTQYPHQLSGGLRQRVMIAMALMCGPDLIIADEPTTALDVTIQAQILHLLADLQKEFNMGMILITHDLGVVARVADRVAVMYAGQIVETGTAKQVFENPTHPYTQGLLECIPIPGKTERGAPLGSIPGIVPSLVGELPGCHFADRCVHVMDACRTGRIDLRDSFEDGHVFRCLLTPDQSAANLKRGAA is encoded by the coding sequence ATGAGCGATCTGATCCTCGAAGTCCGCGACCTGGTCGTCGACATTCCCGTCGCCACCGGGATGCTGCATCCGGTGCAGTCCATCAGCTTCGACGTGACGCGGGGCGAAACGCTGTGCATCGTCGGCGAGTCGGGCTGCGGCAAGTCGCTGACCTCCCTCGCCGTCATGGACCTGCTGCCCAGCACCGCGCGCTGCACGGCATCCGTGCTCAAGCTCGACGGCGAGGAACTGCAATCGGCCGGCGAAAAACGCATGACCGACATCCGCGGCAACAAGATGGCGATGATCTTTCAGGAACCCATGACGTCCCTGAACCCGGCCTATACCATCGGCAACCAGCTCGAAGAGGCCCTGCTGCGCCACAAGCAGGTCAGCGCCGCCGAGGCGCGCGCCCGCGCCATCTACCTTCTGGAAAAGGTCGGCATCACGGCGGCGGCCTCACGCCTGACGCAATATCCGCATCAGCTTTCCGGCGGCCTGCGCCAGCGCGTGATGATCGCCATGGCGCTGATGTGCGGGCCCGACCTGATCATCGCCGACGAGCCGACGACGGCGCTCGACGTGACCATCCAGGCGCAGATCCTCCACCTGTTGGCGGACCTGCAAAAGGAATTCAACATGGGCATGATCCTGATCACCCACGACCTGGGCGTGGTCGCCCGCGTCGCCGACCGGGTGGCGGTCATGTACGCGGGCCAGATCGTCGAGACGGGCACGGCCAAGCAGGTGTTCGAAAATCCGACCCATCCCTATACTCAGGGGCTGCTGGAATGCATCCCGATCCCGGGCAAGACGGAACGGGGTGCTCCGCTCGGCTCCATCCCCGGCATCGTGCCGTCCCTGGTGGGCGAGCTGCCGGGCTGCCATTTCGCCGACCGCTGCGTCCATGTGATGGACGCCTGCCGCACGGGACGGATCGATCTTCGTGACTCATTCGAAGACGGCCATGTGTTCCGCTGCCTGCTGACGCCGGACCAGAGTGCCGCCAACCTGAAGCGGGGAGCTGCCTGA